From Mus musculus strain C57BL/6J chromosome 8, GRCm38.p6 C57BL/6J, a single genomic window includes:
- the Zfp90 gene encoding zinc finger protein 90 isoform 4 (isoform 4 is encoded by transcript variant 4) — MSRVSSLQARGDLQIGARRRAMDIRERNPKTFLSSILFELQEMWELLHFIFLLDWKTRPESSRSPQQGVSEVFLRTNVLSHTTIGDIWNVAIQGHQESGRRHLGPEASSQKKITTLEKKIEQNKVGEDSSLSTDLVPQLDISSSIRPSDCKTFGNNLEHNSELVTQSNILAKKKPYKCDKCRKSFIHRSSLNKHEKIHKGDPYSNGTDQGAQSGRKHHECADCGKTFLWRTQLTEHQRIHTGEKPFECNVCGKAFRHSSSLGQHENAHTGEKPYQCSLCGKAFQRSSSLVQHQRIHTGEKPYRCNLCGRSFRHSTSLTQHEVTHSGEKPFQCKECGKAFSRCSSLVQHERTHTGEKPFECSICGRAFGQSPSLYKHMRIHKRSKPYQSNNFSLAFVPNTPLPQGEGLLTEVKSYHCNDCGKDFGHITDFSEHQRLHAGENSYGSEQTLLGQQSLSHPREKPYQCNVCGKAFKRSTSFIEHHRIHTGEKPYECNECGEAFSRLSSLTQHERTHTGEKPYECIDCGKAFSQSSSLIQHERTHTGEKPYECNECGRAFRKKTNLHDHQRTHTGEKPYACKECGRNFSRSSALTKHHRVHARNKLQES, encoded by the coding sequence CATTTTGTTTGAGCTGCAAGAAATGTGGGAACTTTTGcactttatatttcttttagacTGGAAGACCAGGCCTGAGTCCTCACGGAGTCCTCAGCAGGGCGTATCTGAAGTATTCCTCAGAACAAATGTTTTATCACACACCACAATAGGTGATATCTGGAATGTCGCTATCCAGGGGCATCAGGAAAGTGGGAGAAGACATCTGGGGCCAGAGGCATCTTCCCAGAAGAAAATAACCACTCTAGAGAAAAAAATTGAGCAAAACAAAGTTGGTGAAGACTCTAGTTTGAGCACAGACTTGGTTCCACAACTGGACATTTCTTCAAGTATAAGGCCCAGTGACTGTAAAACATTTGGAAATAATTTGGAACACAATTCAGAACTAGTTACTCAGAGTAATATCCTTGCTAAAAAGAAGCCTTATAAGTGTGATAAATGTAGGAAATCATTTATTCATAGATCATCACTTAATAAACACGAGAAGATTCATAAAGGCGATCCTTACTCCAATGGTACAGACCAAGGAGCTCAGTCTGGAAGGAAACACCATGAGTGTGCGGACTGTGGGAAAACCTTCCTCTGGAGAACACAGCTCACGGAGCACCAGAGAATTCACACTGGGGAAAAACCCTTTGAGTGTAATGTGTGTGGAAAGGCCTTCAGGCACAGCTCGTCCCTTGGTCAGCATGAAAAcgcacatacaggagagaagccctatcaGTGTAGCCTCTGTGGGAAAGCCTTCCAGCGCAGTTCATCTCTTGTTCAACACCAGAGAATCCACACGGGAGAGAAGCCCTATCGCTGCAATCTCTGTGGGAGGTCATTCAGGCACAGCACGTCCCTCACGCAACATGAGGTGACCCACAGTGGGGAGAAACCCTTCCAGTGTAAGGAATGTGGGAAGGCCTTTAGCAGGTGTTCTTCCCTTGTCCAGCATGAGAGGAcccatacaggagagaagcctttCGAGTGCAGCATTTGTGGGAGGGCATTTGGTCAGAGCCCATCCCTTTATAAACATATGAGGATTCATAAAAGAAGCAAACCTTACCAAAGTAACAACTTCAGCCTGGCTTTTGTGCCTAACACTCCTCTTCCTCAAGGTGAAGGCCTGCTTACTGAAGTAAAGTCGTACCATTGTAATGACTGTGGGAAAGACTTCGGTCACATTACAGACTTCTCTGAGCACCAGAGGCTCCACGCTGGGGAGAATTCCTACGGCTCTGAACAGACCCTTCTTGGTCAGCAGTCCCTGTCTCATCCCCGAGAGAAACCCTATCAGTGCAACGTATGTGGGAAAGCTTTTAAAAGGAGTACAAGTTTTATAGAGCATCATcgaattcacactggagagaaaccctatgaatgtaatgagTGTGGGGAAGCCTTCAGTCGACTCTCGTCACTCACGCAACACGAGAGGACCCACACTGGCGAGAAACCCTATGAGTGCATTGACTGCGGGAAAGCCTTCAGTCAAAGCTCATCCCTGATTCAGCACGAAAGGACGCATaccggagagaaaccctatgagtgTAATGAGTGTGGGCGGGCCTTTAGAAAGAAGACCAATTTGCACGACCATCAGAgaactcacactggagagaaaccctatgctTGCAAGGAGTGTGGGAGAAACTTCAGCCGGAGCTCCGCCCTTACTAAACACCACCGAGTTCACGCCCGGAATAAACTGCAGGAAAGCTAA
- the Zfp90 gene encoding zinc finger protein 90 isoform X1, with protein MAPRGPCPEELIQGCHAGELQPPGVARVSSLQARGDLQIGARRRAMDIRERNPKTFLSSILFELQEMWELLHFIFLLDWKTRPESSRSPQQGVSEVFLRTNVLSHTTIGDIWNVAIQGHQESGRRHLGPEASSQKKITTLEKKIEQNKVGEDSSLSTDLVPQLDISSSIRPSDCKTFGNNLEHNSELVTQSNILAKKKPYKCDKCRKSFIHRSSLNKHEKIHKGDPYSNGTDQGAQSGRKHHECADCGKTFLWRTQLTEHQRIHTGEKPFECNVCGKAFRHSSSLGQHENAHTGEKPYQCSLCGKAFQRSSSLVQHQRIHTGEKPYRCNLCGRSFRHSTSLTQHEVTHSGEKPFQCKECGKAFSRCSSLVQHERTHTGEKPFECSICGRAFGQSPSLYKHMRIHKRSKPYQSNNFSLAFVPNTPLPQGEGLLTEVKSYHCNDCGKDFGHITDFSEHQRLHAGENSYGSEQTLLGQQSLSHPREKPYQCNVCGKAFKRSTSFIEHHRIHTGEKPYECNECGEAFSRLSSLTQHERTHTGEKPYECIDCGKAFSQSSSLIQHERTHTGEKPYECNECGRAFRKKTNLHDHQRTHTGEKPYACKECGRNFSRSSALTKHHRVHARNKLQES; from the coding sequence CATTTTGTTTGAGCTGCAAGAAATGTGGGAACTTTTGcactttatatttcttttagacTGGAAGACCAGGCCTGAGTCCTCACGGAGTCCTCAGCAGGGCGTATCTGAAGTATTCCTCAGAACAAATGTTTTATCACACACCACAATAGGTGATATCTGGAATGTCGCTATCCAGGGGCATCAGGAAAGTGGGAGAAGACATCTGGGGCCAGAGGCATCTTCCCAGAAGAAAATAACCACTCTAGAGAAAAAAATTGAGCAAAACAAAGTTGGTGAAGACTCTAGTTTGAGCACAGACTTGGTTCCACAACTGGACATTTCTTCAAGTATAAGGCCCAGTGACTGTAAAACATTTGGAAATAATTTGGAACACAATTCAGAACTAGTTACTCAGAGTAATATCCTTGCTAAAAAGAAGCCTTATAAGTGTGATAAATGTAGGAAATCATTTATTCATAGATCATCACTTAATAAACACGAGAAGATTCATAAAGGCGATCCTTACTCCAATGGTACAGACCAAGGAGCTCAGTCTGGAAGGAAACACCATGAGTGTGCGGACTGTGGGAAAACCTTCCTCTGGAGAACACAGCTCACGGAGCACCAGAGAATTCACACTGGGGAAAAACCCTTTGAGTGTAATGTGTGTGGAAAGGCCTTCAGGCACAGCTCGTCCCTTGGTCAGCATGAAAAcgcacatacaggagagaagccctatcaGTGTAGCCTCTGTGGGAAAGCCTTCCAGCGCAGTTCATCTCTTGTTCAACACCAGAGAATCCACACGGGAGAGAAGCCCTATCGCTGCAATCTCTGTGGGAGGTCATTCAGGCACAGCACGTCCCTCACGCAACATGAGGTGACCCACAGTGGGGAGAAACCCTTCCAGTGTAAGGAATGTGGGAAGGCCTTTAGCAGGTGTTCTTCCCTTGTCCAGCATGAGAGGAcccatacaggagagaagcctttCGAGTGCAGCATTTGTGGGAGGGCATTTGGTCAGAGCCCATCCCTTTATAAACATATGAGGATTCATAAAAGAAGCAAACCTTACCAAAGTAACAACTTCAGCCTGGCTTTTGTGCCTAACACTCCTCTTCCTCAAGGTGAAGGCCTGCTTACTGAAGTAAAGTCGTACCATTGTAATGACTGTGGGAAAGACTTCGGTCACATTACAGACTTCTCTGAGCACCAGAGGCTCCACGCTGGGGAGAATTCCTACGGCTCTGAACAGACCCTTCTTGGTCAGCAGTCCCTGTCTCATCCCCGAGAGAAACCCTATCAGTGCAACGTATGTGGGAAAGCTTTTAAAAGGAGTACAAGTTTTATAGAGCATCATcgaattcacactggagagaaaccctatgaatgtaatgagTGTGGGGAAGCCTTCAGTCGACTCTCGTCACTCACGCAACACGAGAGGACCCACACTGGCGAGAAACCCTATGAGTGCATTGACTGCGGGAAAGCCTTCAGTCAAAGCTCATCCCTGATTCAGCACGAAAGGACGCATaccggagagaaaccctatgagtgTAATGAGTGTGGGCGGGCCTTTAGAAAGAAGACCAATTTGCACGACCATCAGAgaactcacactggagagaaaccctatgctTGCAAGGAGTGTGGGAGAAACTTCAGCCGGAGCTCCGCCCTTACTAAACACCACCGAGTTCACGCCCGGAATAAACTGCAGGAAAGCTAA
- the Zfp90 gene encoding zinc finger protein 90 isoform 5 (isoform 5 is encoded by transcript variant 5), producing MLENYNHLVSLGYQVSKPEVIFKLEQGEEPWISEKEIQRPFCPDWKTRPESSRSPQQGVSEVFLRTNVLSHTTIGDIWNVAIQGHQESGRRHLGPEASSQKKITTLEKKIEQNKVGEDSSLSTDLVPQLDISSSIRPSDCKTFGNNLEHNSELVTQSNILAKKKPYKCDKCRKSFIHRSSLNKHEKIHKGDPYSNGTDQGAQSGRKHHECADCGKTFLWRTQLTEHQRIHTGEKPFECNVCGKAFRHSSSLGQHENAHTGEKPYQCSLCGKAFQRSSSLVQHQRIHTGEKPYRCNLCGRSFRHSTSLTQHEVTHSGEKPFQCKECGKAFSRCSSLVQHERTHTGEKPFECSICGRAFGQSPSLYKHMRIHKRSKPYQSNNFSLAFVPNTPLPQGEGLLTEVKSYHCNDCGKDFGHITDFSEHQRLHAGENSYGSEQTLLGQQSLSHPREKPYQCNVCGKAFKRSTSFIEHHRIHTGEKPYECNECGEAFSRLSSLTQHERTHTGEKPYECIDCGKAFSQSSSLIQHERTHTGEKPYECNECGRAFRKKTNLHDHQRTHTGEKPYACKECGRNFSRSSALTKHHRVHARNKLQES from the coding sequence acTGGAAGACCAGGCCTGAGTCCTCACGGAGTCCTCAGCAGGGCGTATCTGAAGTATTCCTCAGAACAAATGTTTTATCACACACCACAATAGGTGATATCTGGAATGTCGCTATCCAGGGGCATCAGGAAAGTGGGAGAAGACATCTGGGGCCAGAGGCATCTTCCCAGAAGAAAATAACCACTCTAGAGAAAAAAATTGAGCAAAACAAAGTTGGTGAAGACTCTAGTTTGAGCACAGACTTGGTTCCACAACTGGACATTTCTTCAAGTATAAGGCCCAGTGACTGTAAAACATTTGGAAATAATTTGGAACACAATTCAGAACTAGTTACTCAGAGTAATATCCTTGCTAAAAAGAAGCCTTATAAGTGTGATAAATGTAGGAAATCATTTATTCATAGATCATCACTTAATAAACACGAGAAGATTCATAAAGGCGATCCTTACTCCAATGGTACAGACCAAGGAGCTCAGTCTGGAAGGAAACACCATGAGTGTGCGGACTGTGGGAAAACCTTCCTCTGGAGAACACAGCTCACGGAGCACCAGAGAATTCACACTGGGGAAAAACCCTTTGAGTGTAATGTGTGTGGAAAGGCCTTCAGGCACAGCTCGTCCCTTGGTCAGCATGAAAAcgcacatacaggagagaagccctatcaGTGTAGCCTCTGTGGGAAAGCCTTCCAGCGCAGTTCATCTCTTGTTCAACACCAGAGAATCCACACGGGAGAGAAGCCCTATCGCTGCAATCTCTGTGGGAGGTCATTCAGGCACAGCACGTCCCTCACGCAACATGAGGTGACCCACAGTGGGGAGAAACCCTTCCAGTGTAAGGAATGTGGGAAGGCCTTTAGCAGGTGTTCTTCCCTTGTCCAGCATGAGAGGAcccatacaggagagaagcctttCGAGTGCAGCATTTGTGGGAGGGCATTTGGTCAGAGCCCATCCCTTTATAAACATATGAGGATTCATAAAAGAAGCAAACCTTACCAAAGTAACAACTTCAGCCTGGCTTTTGTGCCTAACACTCCTCTTCCTCAAGGTGAAGGCCTGCTTACTGAAGTAAAGTCGTACCATTGTAATGACTGTGGGAAAGACTTCGGTCACATTACAGACTTCTCTGAGCACCAGAGGCTCCACGCTGGGGAGAATTCCTACGGCTCTGAACAGACCCTTCTTGGTCAGCAGTCCCTGTCTCATCCCCGAGAGAAACCCTATCAGTGCAACGTATGTGGGAAAGCTTTTAAAAGGAGTACAAGTTTTATAGAGCATCATcgaattcacactggagagaaaccctatgaatgtaatgagTGTGGGGAAGCCTTCAGTCGACTCTCGTCACTCACGCAACACGAGAGGACCCACACTGGCGAGAAACCCTATGAGTGCATTGACTGCGGGAAAGCCTTCAGTCAAAGCTCATCCCTGATTCAGCACGAAAGGACGCATaccggagagaaaccctatgagtgTAATGAGTGTGGGCGGGCCTTTAGAAAGAAGACCAATTTGCACGACCATCAGAgaactcacactggagagaaaccctatgctTGCAAGGAGTGTGGGAGAAACTTCAGCCGGAGCTCCGCCCTTACTAAACACCACCGAGTTCACGCCCGGAATAAACTGCAGGAAAGCTAA